In Silene latifolia isolate original U9 population chromosome X, ASM4854445v1, whole genome shotgun sequence, the following proteins share a genomic window:
- the LOC141621145 gene encoding auxin-binding protein ABP19a-like — protein MILRILVVFSLVISSSYANTIAFDYCVADPTLPHGPTGYSCKDTTKVTAHDFAYSGLRKPGNTSNVFKFGASAGFVDQFPALNGLGISMVRADMGVGGAVPIHTHRVAELLIVVEGTIIAGFINTNNTAFYKTIEKGDLFIIPPMLEHFQVNVGKIPSVVYASFASPNPGIQAVTGALFQNDLPSEIVQKITLLDRAQIKKLKRMFGGTN, from the coding sequence ATGATTCTACGCATTTTAGTTGTATTTTCACTCGTTATCTCATCCTCTTATGCTAACACAATAGCATTCGACTATTGTGTCGCGGACCCAACCCTTCCTCATGGACCGACAGGCTACTCATGCAAGGATACAACAAAGGTCACGGCTCACGACTTTGCCTACTCGGGTCTCCGTAAACCCGGTAACACGTCCAATGTCTTCAAATTTGGGGCGTCGGCCGGTTTTGTGGATCAATTCCCGGCCTTAAACGGGTTAGGGATATCCATGGTTCGAGCTGATATGGGTGTAGGGGGAGCCGTGCCCATACACACGCATCGTGTGGCTGAGCTTCTTATAGTGGTCGAGGGTACGATCATTGCTGGATTTATTAATACGAATAATACAGCTTTTTATAAGACTATTGAGAAAGGTGACTTGTTTATTATTCCACCAATGCTCGAACATTTTCAAGTCAATGTTGGAAAAATTCCGTCTGTGGTATATGCTAGTTTCGCTAGCCCGAATCCTGGAATTCAAGCTGTTACTGGAGCTCTTTTCCAAAATGATTTGCCTAGTGAGATCGTTCAGAAGATTACTTTGTTAGATCGTGCGCAAATTAAGAAGCTTAAAAGGATGTTTGGTGGGACTAATTAA
- the LOC141621147 gene encoding auxin-binding protein ABP19a-like, which translates to MNLHILIVFSILVASSYANTIEFDYCVADPALPHGPTGYACKDPAKATSDDFAYSGLRTPGNTSNIFKFGASLGLVAQFPALNGLGISIVRGDMDVGGAVPLHTHRVSELIVIVEGTIIAGFIDTNNTAFYKTLEKGDLFVIPPTLEHFQVNVGKIPSVLYASFSSPNPGVQIISNSLFQSDLPTEIIQKITLLDPAQIKKLKRVFGGTN; encoded by the coding sequence ATGAATCTACacattttaattgtattttcgatcTTGGTCGCGTCCTCGTATGCTAACACGATAGAATTTGACTATTGTGTCGCGGACCCAGCCCTTCCTCATGGACCGACTGGCTACGCATGCAAGGACCCAGCTAAGGCCACATCCGATGACTTCGCCTACTCGGGCCTCCGTACACCTGGCAACACGTCCAACATCTTTAAATTTGGAGCCTCACTCGGTCTGGTCGCCCAATTCCCAGCCTTAAACGGGTTGGGAATATCTATTGTTCGAGGTGATATGGATGTAGGAGGAGCTGTGCCCTTACACACTCACCGTGTGTCTGAGCTTATTGTAATAGTTGAGGGTACGATTATTGCTGGATTTATTGACACGAATAATACAGCTTTTTATAAGACTCTTGAGAAGGGTGACTTGTTTGTTATTCCACCTACACTCGAACATTTTCAAGTTAATGTTGGAAAAATACCGTCCGTGTTATATGCTAGTTTTTCTAGCCCAAATCCCGGTGTTCAAATTATTTCTAATTCCCTTTTCCAAAGTGATTTGCCTACTGAGATTATTCAGAAGATTACTTTGTTAGATCCTGCTCAAATTAAGAAGCTTAAGAGAGTGTTTGGTGGTACTAATTAA
- the LOC141622252 gene encoding uncharacterized protein LOC141622252, giving the protein MAMKLFPTRFLQHISRNSLLCSHLHNSETPCQFPSVANTIIKRYTKLARGIQTQTEAYTQSTEVAEKAGVGSAKVGFLSELKADAIKANSEISNRSSAMSDLKVSSRHDLAMVFTCKVCETRSVKTCCRESYENGVVVVRCGGCNNLHLMADRLGWFGEPGSVEDLLNARGDDIKRGAIDSLNLTLEDLAGKKL; this is encoded by the exons ATGGCGATGAAATTATTCCCCACTCGATTTCTTCAACATATCTCTCGCAATTCGCTTCTCTGCTCACATCTCCATAATTCTG AAACACCTTGTCAATTTCCGTCTGTTGctaatacaataattaaaagataTACAAAGTTAGCTCGAGGAATCCAGACACAGACAGAAGCATATACCCAAAGCACTGAAGTTGCCGAAAAAGCTGGAGTTGGTTCCGCCAAAGTCGGGTTTCTTTCAGAGTTAAAGGCAGATGCCATAAAAGCCAACTCAGAAATATCAAACAGGTCCTCTGCAATGTCTGATTTGAAGGTATCCTCAAGACATGATCTTGCCATGGTGTTTACCTGCAAAGTGTGCGAGACAAGATCGGTGAAGACATGTTGTCGTGAATCATATGAGAACGGTGTAGTAGTTGTGCGTTGTGGTGGATGTAATAATCTCCATTTAATGGCAGATAGGCTTGGATGGTTTGGGGAGCCGGGAAGTGTTGAGGATCTCCTTAACGCCCGTGGGGACGACATCAAAAGAGGTGCTATTGATTCCTTAAATTTGACCCTCGAAGATTTGGCCGGGAAAAAGCTTTGA